Proteins from a genomic interval of Microvirgula aerodenitrificans DSM 15089:
- a CDS encoding PepSY-associated TM helix domain-containing protein, protein MPARAVLHALHGGAGALSGVLLFVVLFSGAWSLGHDDLRDWLRPPVATRAGALPVERLLARAAEEGSDTASASVLLPGPGRDVFSVCDVRQPCRLHLDPASGRVLAGVPALDILLNLHKHFFAGFPGRVLVSLFGIVLFLLCLTGLLLHSRRWRDLFRLRRDRSLRVALFDLHGLIGLWGLPWLLLFSLTGALSGLGALGTLLLAPVVYPAQPQRVFAELMGAPPPAASGQPLATRVDLDRLLARDAARVPGFIAQRLTLVHAGDRQGSVEIAGVSRGVPSTANFERHLYRLADGAWLGDRSATDRGFWLRAFIAVQPLHFAQYQWLGPGWSSVLRGLQLAMGLGACLLCASGLYLWLQRRARTADRRVPLLWRLGQGVCGGLVLAAAALLLALQVAPPAVRAGAWPGLLFAGLWITAGLVALAGPRDWPLARVLSGLAGFACLAAAGAHLISCFARGHWPAAPVDLWLLLCGVLLCRHAWMLTPASAHPRLTGDLHA, encoded by the coding sequence ATGCCCGCACGCGCTGTCCTGCATGCCCTGCACGGCGGCGCCGGCGCACTGTCTGGCGTGCTGCTGTTCGTGGTGCTGTTCAGCGGCGCCTGGAGCCTCGGCCACGATGACCTGCGCGACTGGTTGCGGCCACCGGTGGCTACCAGGGCTGGCGCCCTGCCGGTAGAGCGCCTGCTGGCGCGTGCCGCGGAAGAGGGAAGCGATACTGCTTCTGCGAGCGTGCTGCTGCCGGGGCCGGGCCGCGATGTCTTCAGTGTCTGCGATGTGCGCCAGCCTTGCCGGCTGCATCTCGACCCGGCCAGCGGCCGGGTGCTGGCCGGGGTCCCGGCGCTGGATATCCTGCTGAACCTGCACAAGCACTTTTTTGCCGGTTTCCCCGGCCGGGTGCTGGTCAGCCTGTTCGGCATTGTGCTGTTTCTCCTGTGCCTGACCGGCCTGCTTCTGCACAGCCGTCGCTGGCGCGATCTGTTCCGCCTGCGCCGCGACCGCAGCCTGCGCGTGGCGCTGTTCGACCTCCACGGACTGATCGGGCTCTGGGGACTGCCCTGGCTGCTGTTGTTCAGCCTGACCGGGGCGCTCAGCGGGCTCGGGGCACTCGGCACCCTGCTGCTGGCGCCGGTGGTGTATCCGGCGCAGCCGCAGCGGGTGTTCGCCGAACTGATGGGGGCGCCACCGCCTGCGGCGTCGGGCCAGCCGCTGGCGACGCGGGTCGACCTCGACCGTCTGCTGGCCCGGGACGCGGCACGCGTGCCGGGCTTCATCGCCCAGCGTCTGACGCTCGTGCATGCCGGCGATCGCCAGGGCAGCGTGGAGATCGCCGGGGTCAGCCGTGGCGTACCCAGCACGGCGAATTTCGAGCGGCACCTGTACCGGCTTGCCGACGGTGCCTGGCTGGGCGACCGCAGCGCCACCGACCGCGGGTTCTGGCTGCGCGCCTTCATTGCCGTGCAGCCGCTGCACTTTGCGCAATACCAGTGGCTGGGCCCGGGCTGGTCGTCCGTGCTGCGCGGCCTGCAACTGGCGATGGGGCTGGGGGCCTGCCTGCTGTGCGCCAGCGGTCTGTACCTGTGGCTGCAGCGGCGCGCCCGCACGGCGGATCGTCGCGTGCCGCTGCTTTGGCGGCTGGGTCAGGGGGTTTGCGGTGGTCTGGTGCTCGCGGCAGCCGCGCTGCTGCTGGCGCTGCAGGTCGCACCGCCAGCCGTGCGTGCGGGGGCATGGCCGGGCCTGTTGTTTGCCGGGCTGTGGATCACCGCCGGCCTGGTGGCGCTGGCCGGGCCGCGTGACTGGCCGCTGGCCCGCGTGCTGTCGGGGCTGGCCGGCTTTGCCTGTCTCGCTGCGGCTGGCGCACACCTGATTTCCTGCTTTGCCCGTGGTCACTGGCCTGCCGCGCCCGTTGACCTGTGGCTGCTGTTATGCGGCGTGCTGCTCTGCCGGCACGCCTGGATGCTGACGCCTGCGTCCGCCCACCCCCGTCTTACCGGAGACCTTCATGCTTGA
- a CDS encoding RhtX/FptX family siderophore transporter, translated as MLELYRHRRLVMTLALLYLSQGIPIGLAMDALPTLLRRDGAPLQALAFLPLVGLPWVVKFLWAPWVDNHWSRRLGRRRSWILPMQCVVLACLLGLALTGLGVETAGWAVGLLALASLASATQDIATDGMAAEHFSGRLLAKVNAVQIAGVMIGFFGGGAGSLMLTGLFGQRTAFLAIACVPLLSLCLACALGRGDPREQPPVPPSRASLLRFLRRPMAPALLLLALLSAMTAVSGFGLSKLYLNDAGWALEDIGRLGMSGGLVTVFLGCGGGAWLVKRVGLWHGFALGVVLAGCSALLWYLQAGHWLPLGAGLAWTCVLVGSLATGITSVAMLTAAMRFAGQGDQAGTDVTAVQSTRDLGEMLASSFLVTLTAQIGYAGGFLCGAALALVALVTALHLHGREARGGGAAGLADTGAGRA; from the coding sequence ATGCTTGAGTTGTACCGTCACCGCCGCCTGGTCATGACCCTGGCGCTGCTCTACCTGTCCCAGGGCATTCCCATCGGCCTTGCCATGGATGCACTGCCCACCCTGCTGCGCCGCGACGGCGCACCGTTGCAGGCACTGGCCTTCCTGCCGCTGGTGGGATTGCCCTGGGTGGTCAAATTCCTCTGGGCCCCCTGGGTCGACAACCACTGGTCGCGCCGGCTGGGCCGGCGGCGCAGCTGGATCCTGCCGATGCAGTGCGTGGTTCTGGCCTGCCTGCTGGGGCTCGCCCTGACCGGCCTTGGCGTGGAAACCGCCGGCTGGGCTGTCGGTCTGCTGGCGCTGGCCTCACTGGCCAGTGCGACCCAGGATATCGCTACCGATGGCATGGCGGCCGAGCACTTCAGCGGCAGGCTGCTGGCCAAGGTCAATGCGGTGCAGATCGCGGGGGTCATGATCGGCTTCTTCGGCGGCGGCGCCGGCAGCCTGATGCTCACCGGCCTCTTCGGCCAGCGCACGGCATTTCTGGCGATCGCCTGCGTGCCGCTGCTGAGCCTGTGCCTGGCCTGCGCACTGGGCCGCGGCGATCCCCGCGAGCAGCCGCCTGTGCCGCCCAGCCGGGCCAGCCTGCTGCGCTTCCTGCGCCGCCCGATGGCACCTGCGCTGCTGCTGCTGGCGCTGCTCTCGGCCATGACTGCGGTGTCCGGCTTTGGCCTGTCCAAGCTGTACCTGAACGATGCCGGCTGGGCGCTGGAGGATATCGGCCGACTCGGCATGAGCGGCGGTCTGGTCACGGTATTTCTCGGTTGCGGCGGTGGCGCCTGGCTGGTGAAGCGGGTCGGTCTCTGGCATGGCTTCGCCCTCGGTGTGGTGCTCGCCGGCTGCTCGGCGCTGCTCTGGTACCTGCAGGCCGGTCACTGGCTGCCACTGGGCGCGGGGCTGGCCTGGACATGCGTGCTTGTCGGCTCGCTGGCCACCGGCATTACCTCGGTGGCGATGCTGACCGCGGCGATGCGTTTTGCCGGTCAGGGCGATCAGGCCGGTACCGACGTCACCGCGGTACAAAGCACCCGCGACCTGGGGGAAATGCTGGCGTCCTCCTTTCTGGTCACGCTTACCGCTCAGATCGGCTATGCCGGTGGTTTTCTCTGCGGTGCCGCCCTGGCGCTGGTCGCACTGGTGACCGCCCTGCACCTGCACGGGCGCGAGGCGCGGGGAGGGGGCGCGGCGGGACTGGCGGATACGGGCGCCGGGCGTGCCTGA
- a CDS encoding 4'-phosphopantetheinyl transferase family protein, with translation MPECDIHVWLLHLDQAWASPDQLSPDEQARARRYQCRHARHSFVQTRAALRQVLGHCLGLPPLAIGLEEGHHGKPRLAASLPRLEFNVSHSGQLALIALGRTPLGVDLEHLDRPLDWRELAPACCHPDELPVLRRMPDPDGHRQFLRLWTLREAYVKGTGEGLSQSPADIRLEYGDAAWRVAGDAGWHLHALTLPGGYVGSLAATMKNPVVRLKALTATPW, from the coding sequence GTGCCTGAGTGCGATATCCATGTCTGGCTGCTTCACCTCGACCAGGCATGGGCCTCCCCGGATCAGCTGAGTCCGGACGAGCAGGCACGGGCGCGCCGCTACCAATGCCGGCATGCGCGCCACAGCTTCGTGCAGACCCGCGCCGCCCTGCGCCAGGTGCTGGGCCACTGCCTTGGCCTGCCACCGCTGGCCATCGGCCTGGAGGAAGGCCATCACGGCAAGCCCCGTCTGGCCGCTTCTCTCCCTCGTCTGGAGTTCAATGTCAGCCACAGTGGCCAACTGGCGCTGATCGCGCTGGGCAGGACGCCGCTGGGTGTCGATCTGGAGCATCTGGATCGCCCGCTGGACTGGCGCGAACTGGCGCCGGCCTGCTGCCATCCGGACGAGTTGCCGGTATTGCGCCGGATGCCGGACCCCGACGGTCACCGCCAGTTCCTGCGCCTGTGGACGCTCAGGGAAGCCTATGTGAAGGGCACGGGTGAAGGTCTGAGCCAGTCACCCGCAGACATCCGCCTCGAATACGGTGACGCCGCATGGCGCGTCGCCGGGGATGCCGGCTGGCATCTGCATGCCCTGACGCTGCCCGGCGGCTATGTGGGCAGTCTCGCCGCTACCATGAAAAACCCGGTCGTCAGGCTGAAAGCGCTGACTGCGACGCCATGGTGA